The following are encoded in a window of Arthrobacter woluwensis genomic DNA:
- a CDS encoding GNAT family N-acetyltransferase, translating to MTDQRSVVIVRWNRNSLRESTELTALLTDYHLQTEAEKGVPLRSVDALPEKYFAEVTDPQTAFASDEVLIARHAGHAAGCLVLTTPANRQIEIKRLWTDPKYRGRHVATSLLEAARDHAARTEAETIRLSVWDWRAGAIALYKKTGYIETSTWDDRDHLICMVQAV from the coding sequence ATGACCGATCAGCGCAGCGTCGTAATCGTACGGTGGAACCGGAACAGCCTAAGAGAATCCACAGAGCTGACGGCCTTGTTGACGGACTACCACCTGCAGACAGAAGCCGAGAAGGGAGTCCCACTCAGATCCGTCGACGCCCTCCCAGAGAAGTACTTTGCGGAAGTAACTGATCCTCAAACAGCGTTTGCGTCAGACGAAGTCTTGATCGCGCGCCACGCAGGTCATGCCGCAGGCTGTCTCGTACTCACGACGCCAGCCAACCGACAGATCGAGATCAAACGCCTGTGGACAGATCCGAAGTATCGGGGCCGACACGTTGCCACGTCCTTGCTCGAAGCCGCGCGCGATCACGCGGCGCGCACCGAAGCTGAAACGATCCGACTCTCGGTATGGGACTGGCGCGCAGGCGCGATCGCCCTCTACAAGAAGACCGGGTACATCGAGACCTCGACATGGGACGACCGGGACCATCTGATATGCATGGTCCAAGCCGTGTAA
- a CDS encoding helix-turn-helix transcriptional regulator, which translates to MTTKIHSDIVARIDALIAELEELRSELGSNQVKRHTTQTGGLDELLTAEEIASWLGKSVQSLAQDRYRGVGPAFIRVGTRAVRYRKADVEAWLTEVVGRQANEG; encoded by the coding sequence ATGACCACGAAGATCCACTCCGACATCGTCGCCCGCATCGATGCGCTCATTGCAGAACTCGAAGAGCTCCGCTCCGAGCTTGGCAGCAACCAGGTAAAGCGCCACACGACTCAGACTGGCGGGCTTGATGAACTTCTGACCGCCGAGGAGATAGCGAGTTGGTTGGGGAAGAGCGTGCAGTCGCTCGCGCAGGATCGATACCGAGGCGTCGGGCCGGCGTTCATTCGAGTCGGCACTCGGGCCGTTCGATACAGGAAGGCCGACGTTGAAGCGTGGCTGACAGAGGTAGTTGGCCGCCAGGCGAACGAGGGCTAA
- the ssb gene encoding single-stranded DNA-binding protein: protein MANETNITVTGNLTNDPELRFTPSGSAVANFKVAVTARKFDRNSNEWRDSETKFWRCAAWNQGKLTLAENVANTLRKGANVIVQAEIETRSYTTKEGEKRTVDELRVIAIGKNLVFHAQPRGTESQEFDAVQYNRQNRSTNQPPTEPQGWDAAPPF from the coding sequence GTGGCGAATGAAACCAACATCACCGTTACCGGGAACCTGACCAACGATCCGGAACTCAGGTTCACCCCCTCCGGATCAGCCGTCGCGAACTTCAAGGTCGCCGTCACTGCCCGCAAGTTCGACCGCAACAGCAACGAGTGGCGAGACTCCGAAACGAAGTTCTGGCGTTGTGCAGCCTGGAACCAGGGCAAACTAACCCTCGCCGAGAACGTCGCCAACACCCTCCGCAAGGGAGCAAACGTCATCGTGCAAGCCGAGATCGAGACCCGCTCTTACACCACCAAAGAAGGCGAGAAACGGACCGTAGACGAACTCAGGGTCATCGCCATCGGCAAGAATCTCGTCTTCCACGCGCAACCGCGCGGGACCGAATCGCAGGAGTTCGACGCCGTCCAGTACAACCGCCAGAACCGGTCCACCAACCAGCCACCAACCGAACCCCAAGGCTGGGACGCCGCACCTCCCTTCTGA
- the istB gene encoding IS21-like element helper ATPase IstB gives MSPTPPATPVTTTLRRRRGMSEQAAIAAVDQACRRLRLPTIRAVLDEALAVAGKEQLSYQGFLAELLLAECDDRDRRSSIRRVKAAGFPRDKWLGDFDFEANPNINPATIHTLATGDWIRKGQPLCLIGDSGTGKSHLLIGLGTAAAEKGFRVRYTLATRLVNELVEAADEKQLAKTIARYGRVDLLLIDELGYMELDRRGAELLFQVLTEREEKNSIAIASNQSFSGWTRTFTDPRLCAAIVDRLTFHGTIIETGTDSYRLAQTLANQTT, from the coding sequence ACCCGTGACTACGACGCTGCGCCGGCGGCGCGGGATGAGTGAGCAAGCCGCGATCGCGGCCGTTGACCAGGCCTGCCGCCGGCTGCGCCTGCCCACGATCCGAGCCGTTCTGGACGAAGCCCTGGCCGTGGCCGGCAAGGAACAGCTCTCCTACCAGGGCTTCCTCGCCGAGCTGCTCCTGGCCGAATGCGATGACCGCGACCGACGCTCATCCATCCGGCGAGTCAAAGCCGCCGGGTTCCCCCGGGATAAATGGCTCGGTGACTTCGACTTCGAGGCGAACCCGAACATCAACCCCGCCACGATCCACACCCTGGCCACCGGCGACTGGATCCGCAAAGGCCAGCCCCTCTGCCTCATCGGAGACTCCGGAACCGGCAAATCCCACCTGCTCATCGGCCTTGGCACCGCGGCCGCGGAGAAAGGCTTCCGAGTCCGCTACACCCTGGCCACCCGCCTGGTGAACGAACTCGTCGAAGCCGCCGACGAGAAACAACTCGCCAAGACCATCGCCCGCTACGGCCGCGTCGACCTACTCCTCATCGACGAACTCGGCTACATGGAACTAGACCGACGAGGAGCCGAACTTCTCTTCCAAGTCCTCACCGAACGCGAAGAGAAGAACTCCATCGCGATCGCCTCCAACCAATCCTTCTCCGGCTGGACCCGCACCTTCACCGACCCACGCCTCTGCGCTGCCATCGTGGACCGACTCACCTTCCACGGCACCATCATCGAAACAGGAACCGACTCCTACCGACTCGCCCAAACCCTCGCCAACCAAACCACCTAA
- a CDS encoding IS30 family transposase, with product MNFEIRAVRSPQGRKKLVAERQRYFELMQQGYSSRAACRAVGINIKTGREWRNGPSKRNKKQPPRSPHRVIVGAVRSSRFLSEEERIVIADRRRMGWGVRQIAAELERSPSPISRELRRNSHPRSGDYRPHAAQARAVGRLPRPKTGKIAQMPELRAYIQEKLDRRWSPEQISKTLRVEFPGREEMHVTHETIYLALYIRGCGELRRELHKALRTGRARRKPRRQAQQRQPRYRDPMVMISDRPAEIEERAIPGHWEGDLIIGRNQRSAIGTLVERSTRYVMLVHLPGGHGAEAMRDALTATIAHLPARLMRSLTWDQGSEMGQHKAFTVTTDVPVYFCDPASPWQRGSNENTNGLLRQYFPKGTDLAQHDATELERVAHELNTRPRKTLDWDTPAERLSKLIAAAA from the coding sequence ATGAATTTCGAGATTCGTGCTGTGCGGTCGCCGCAGGGTCGGAAGAAGTTGGTGGCTGAGCGTCAGCGCTACTTTGAGCTGATGCAGCAGGGATACTCCAGCAGGGCCGCGTGCCGTGCGGTTGGCATCAACATCAAGACCGGTCGCGAGTGGCGCAACGGTCCCTCGAAGCGAAACAAGAAGCAGCCCCCACGATCACCGCACCGGGTGATCGTGGGGGCTGTTCGGTCGTCCCGGTTCCTCTCAGAAGAGGAGCGGATCGTGATCGCCGACCGGCGACGGATGGGGTGGGGCGTGCGACAGATCGCCGCAGAGCTGGAGAGATCGCCGTCACCGATCAGCAGGGAGCTTCGCCGCAACAGCCATCCCCGCTCCGGCGATTATCGGCCTCATGCTGCGCAGGCGCGGGCTGTGGGTCGTCTCCCGCGTCCGAAGACCGGGAAGATCGCCCAGATGCCGGAGCTGCGCGCGTACATTCAGGAGAAGCTGGATCGGCGGTGGAGTCCAGAGCAGATCTCGAAGACGCTACGGGTCGAGTTCCCCGGCAGGGAGGAGATGCACGTGACGCACGAGACGATCTACCTCGCTCTCTATATCCGAGGATGCGGAGAACTGCGCCGTGAGCTCCACAAAGCTCTGCGCACCGGGAGAGCACGTCGTAAGCCGCGCCGGCAGGCCCAACAGCGCCAGCCCCGCTACCGCGACCCTATGGTCATGATCAGCGACCGGCCCGCGGAGATCGAAGAACGCGCCATCCCTGGACACTGGGAGGGCGACCTCATCATCGGGCGAAACCAGCGCTCCGCGATCGGCACGCTCGTTGAGCGCTCCACCCGCTACGTGATGCTCGTCCACCTGCCCGGCGGCCATGGCGCCGAAGCCATGCGCGACGCGCTTACCGCGACGATCGCGCACCTCCCGGCCCGCCTGATGAGATCCCTCACCTGGGACCAAGGGTCAGAAATGGGACAACACAAAGCATTCACCGTCACGACCGACGTCCCGGTCTACTTCTGCGATCCCGCGTCCCCTTGGCAGCGCGGCTCGAACGAGAACACCAACGGCCTCCTCCGCCAGTACTTCCCCAAGGGCACCGACCTCGCCCAACACGATGCCACCGAGCTCGAGCGCGTCGCCCACGAACTCAATACCCGGCCCCGCAAGACGCTCGACTGGGACACCCCAGCCGAACGCCTCTCTAAGCTCATCGCCGCAGCAGCATGA
- a CDS encoding glutaredoxin domain-containing protein: MTHDPRTIQDRDGVAVVIYEKPECSQCTLSKKRLDEAGVVYGRVDITEDPYAFLFVKNLGYMAAPVLYVSTPEEDLHWYGFRPDLIAKHITGREDAA, translated from the coding sequence ATGACTCACGATCCTCGAACAATTCAAGACCGCGACGGTGTCGCCGTGGTGATCTATGAGAAGCCCGAGTGCTCGCAGTGCACCCTGTCCAAAAAGCGCCTCGACGAAGCTGGCGTCGTATACGGACGAGTTGACATCACGGAAGATCCCTATGCATTCCTTTTCGTCAAGAACCTCGGCTACATGGCGGCCCCCGTCCTCTACGTATCCACCCCTGAGGAAGACCTGCACTGGTATGGGTTCCGTCCCGACCTTATCGCGAAGCACATCACCGGTCGCGAGGACGCCGCATGA